A region of Paenibacillus sp. 37 DNA encodes the following proteins:
- a CDS encoding Asp23/Gls24 family envelope stress response protein has protein sequence MSIQNVFGKIQISDDVISKIVGKIANTTSEISSMSTGLVEGITKKWSGKSLQNGIAIRKVESRLEINLKVVVCYGTKVHEVCRELQHNVRLHVEQLTGLTIDTVNVIVEGLSFNQPDARF, from the coding sequence ATGTCCATTCAAAATGTTTTTGGGAAAATTCAAATATCGGATGATGTGATCTCCAAAATTGTCGGCAAGATCGCGAATACCACCAGTGAGATTTCATCCATGTCGACAGGACTTGTAGAAGGTATCACCAAAAAGTGGAGTGGGAAAAGTCTGCAAAATGGCATAGCCATCCGCAAGGTAGAATCAAGACTGGAGATAAACTTAAAGGTTGTCGTTTGTTATGGAACAAAAGTGCATGAAGTCTGCAGGGAATTGCAACACAATGTGAGATTACATGTGGAACAGCTGACCGGATTAACCATTGATACGGTGAATGTGATCGTTGAGGGGTTATCATTCAACCAACCTGATGCGAGGTTTTAG
- a CDS encoding GNAT family N-acetyltransferase yields the protein MNKISIIKASPQSLVGGQLNQMALEYMAYSLAGTKDKGIIEKTFNKLWRSNQNRFSHQYAYEAKMGNQTLGMIMCYPTTIMNKLALPTFSKLFELRKWSLIKYNLQHWKEFYSMVTLKEAEDDEYHIGTLATLPESRGLGVGTHLIHFAEEQAITQGLSKSSLTVKKENLLAIKLYERLGYQRVGEINKPSLSLYRMSKKLV from the coding sequence ATGAATAAGATTTCCATAATAAAAGCCAGTCCACAATCATTAGTCGGCGGGCAACTAAATCAGATGGCACTTGAATATATGGCCTATTCGCTTGCAGGTACCAAGGATAAAGGCATTATTGAGAAAACATTCAACAAGTTATGGCGTTCGAATCAGAACCGATTCAGTCACCAATATGCTTATGAAGCTAAAATGGGTAACCAAACGCTGGGCATGATCATGTGTTATCCGACCACTATAATGAACAAACTTGCTTTGCCAACGTTCTCCAAACTGTTTGAACTTCGTAAATGGAGCCTGATTAAGTATAATCTCCAACACTGGAAAGAGTTTTACTCCATGGTGACATTAAAAGAAGCGGAGGACGACGAGTACCACATCGGAACATTGGCTACCTTACCTGAAAGTAGAGGACTTGGTGTAGGGACACACCTCATTCATTTTGCTGAGGAGCAAGCTATAACACAAGGTCTGTCCAAATCTTCACTTACGGTTAAAAAGGAAAATCTACTAGCTATTAAACTCTACGAGCGTTTGGGATACCAGAGAGTAGGGGAAATCAATAAACCGTCGTTATCCCTGTACAGGATGTCCAAAAAACTGGTGTAA
- a CDS encoding GNAT family N-acetyltransferase yields the protein MKLIKTYDVDLSEEWSTLLQELLVASFPEVYPKDRLFFKQIPQGRVLAFAPDNQLVGHVGIDYRIMNLNGKPIRVLGIIDLCVSSAIRSQGIASLLISEVERMAKGRVDFVLLFADHEELYSKNGFKTVSNTCKWLKIDHETLTTVGVGHQEVEGLMIKEVGSMPWSEGELDFLGYLY from the coding sequence TTGAAATTAATTAAAACATATGATGTGGATCTAAGTGAAGAATGGTCAACTCTTCTTCAAGAATTACTTGTTGCCAGTTTTCCGGAAGTTTATCCGAAAGACAGATTGTTTTTTAAGCAAATACCACAGGGCAGAGTACTGGCATTTGCCCCAGATAACCAATTAGTTGGGCATGTAGGAATAGATTACAGGATAATGAATTTAAATGGAAAACCCATAAGAGTGTTAGGGATCATCGATTTGTGTGTTTCTTCTGCTATTCGCTCTCAGGGAATCGCTTCTTTGTTAATATCCGAAGTGGAAAGGATGGCCAAAGGGCGTGTTGATTTTGTCCTTTTATTTGCAGATCATGAGGAATTGTATAGCAAAAATGGATTCAAAACGGTAAGCAACACATGTAAGTGGTTGAAAATTGATCATGAAACCTTAACCACAGTTGGAGTTGGGCATCAAGAGGTGGAGGGGTTAATGATTAAAGAAGTTGGAAGCATGCCATGGAGTGAAGGAGAACTCGATTTTTTAGGATATTTATATTAA
- a CDS encoding pentapeptide repeat-containing protein, whose product MYQYKDQEYEEVHFEGRDLRYGELISCVFKQCTFMNASMEEIETSNCRFIECDFKGASMNGSIHTESAFENCTFGGANLFASKFSSCKMTGSDFSGAQMDGITLSHGDWSYTNLRHTRLGKQDLRGIRFFEADFTDTDFTKADLRDCDLTRVVLSRAKLQGADLRGANLEGIDLKSLDIKGVRLDREQAVLFVRSYGAKVD is encoded by the coding sequence GTGTATCAATATAAGGATCAGGAATATGAAGAAGTACATTTTGAGGGACGTGATCTGCGCTATGGAGAACTCATAAGCTGTGTTTTCAAGCAGTGTACATTTATGAACGCTTCTATGGAAGAAATCGAAACGAGTAACTGTCGTTTTATCGAGTGTGACTTCAAAGGGGCTTCCATGAATGGTTCGATTCATACGGAATCGGCTTTTGAAAACTGCACCTTTGGTGGTGCAAATCTCTTTGCTTCCAAATTCAGCTCCTGCAAGATGACAGGCTCAGACTTTTCAGGTGCGCAAATGGATGGCATCACACTAAGTCACGGCGATTGGTCCTATACAAATCTGAGACATACACGTTTGGGGAAACAGGATCTGCGAGGAATTCGTTTCTTTGAGGCTGACTTTACGGACACGGATTTCACCAAAGCGGATTTGAGAGACTGTGATCTTACCCGAGTTGTATTAAGCAGAGCCAAGCTGCAAGGGGCCGATCTAAGAGGGGCTAACCTGGAAGGAATCGATCTGAAATCACTGGATATCAAAGGCGTACGTTTGGATCGCGAACAAGCCGTTCTGTTTGTACGCTCGTATGGTGCGAAAGTAGATTGA